The following DNA comes from Erigeron canadensis isolate Cc75 chromosome 3, C_canadensis_v1, whole genome shotgun sequence.
TTCCAAATGCTATTCACTCGAGTCTAAGCTAGATCAAAACTGTGGTTGCAGCCTAAATAGGGCAAGTGTAAGCCAGAGTTTATGGCACTGAGCCAAGCTCAAGCATGACTCAGTTGTCCGACCACTAGAGTTGAGATGGAAGAAATTGCCCACCATTTTTAAGTTAGCCCAAATTGAGGACTGGAATACTAGGGTTGACTAAGTTTTTCTAGTTGCTTCAATCAAAGAGTGAGTGGTACCTGGTTCGAGTTTGTGGGGTGGTGGATCATATGTTTAGTTGTCCAAAGGTTTGGTGGGATGGCTTCATAACAACGTAACAAGCTTAATGTTCTATGCTCATATATGCGCAACTACGTCAAGCTGGCAGCTCTATAAGAACTTGAATAATTTGCAACCCTGATTCTTATAAGCTTGTCTTGTTTGTGAATCTATTACACACTACATCACATGGTTTATGCCTTTATGGTATAGGGTTCATGGTTTAGGTTTTATGCGAAAACTCTATGAAATCAAATCACAGTTACAAGAACACAGTCACATCCTGGTTGCAAATTCTCATGGAATCCTCTATATAGCAGTGTAAGAACATTGAACAGAATCGATAGATAGATACTAAAACCAATAACTAGTATCTATACAAAATGAGAGCTAAAAAACCGAGAATAAGCATTACTTGAAACTAGATGTTTTGGTCACCTTATAATCTTTGTTTTCCATCTTGATGTTAATGGCATCAACTAATATCTTGGTCCTTGGCTCCGAAACCATTCCCTTTGATATCATCTCCTTGTAATACATCAAAGCTTCCTCTAACTGTCCCTTATCATAAAGCCCGTGCACCATAATAGTATACGACCTTTGGTCGGGCCCTAACCCATTCTTCTCCATCTCAACCCACGTCGATTTCACTCTCTCTTTATCGTCCCACCCCATAAAAAGCCTCAACATCAAGTTATAAGTATCGGCCATCATCTTACAACCATTTCTTTCCATAATCTCCAAGATCTTCACAACCTCCTCCGGCTTCTTTGCACAATTCAACAAGTACCCATAAGTCCTAGCATTCGGCAAACAAGCTCCACCCTTCCGCGCCATCTCATCCAAAAGGTCACCCACCTTTTCCATTCTTTGAATCTTGCATAAATGCTTGATCAAAGAATTGTAAGTAGCAACATCCGGACAACAATCTCGTTCATTCATTTCCCTAAATACTTCAAGAGCTTCAGGGATCCTTTTCTTGAAACACAACCCGTCGATTATACAATTACAAATAGCCACATCCGGGGTACACCCTTTTTCCCACATTTCTTCAAACAACTTAACCGCGGTACTAATCTTACCCGCTTTagacaaagaattaataaaaatCCCGTACGTGAACCTATCCGGTTTATGTTTAGATGTAACAATGTCTTTCCAAAACCTCTTCGCTTCACGCAAACTACCTAAAACACACCATCCATTTAGTATAATGTTCATAGTCTTTATATTATGCCTAAACTCATTCTTTTTCGAGTGATACAAAAACTCTGCAGCCTCAACATGCTTATACCGACACAACGACAACAAAAGCGTCTGAAACGCTATCAAGTCAAGCTCGAGCCCAAACTCTctccttttataaaaaaactcagTAGCTTCCTCTATCATATGAGCTGCAGCATATCTATTCACCACTATGCCATAAGTTCTCTCATTTATCAAACTTTCACTTCTCTTAGACATTTCGTCGAGCAGTTGGGTCACTTCTTGAAAACGCTTCATTCGGCCTAAAATGTCGAGCATTTCGTTATAAGAACCCGTTCTGGGTGAATACCCACTTGCATTAGACACCCATTTGAAGAAATTATATGCTAGTTTCCAGTCAGAACGATTTCTACGTAATACATTAAGTACTAGCTCTTCATTTAGTGACAGTTTTAATTCAGTCAGTGCTTTTTCGATATCGTTTTTAGGGTTGTTGGTTTGGTTTAGCAGGGTTTGGACTTGAAGGGATTTTGTGTTTATGATCGAGGAGTCATATTCGTTAATGGGTTCACTGCAAGTTTGGCGGGTTTGATTGTGAAAGATTTGAAATCTTGAAAGTGATTGTTGGATAATTAGGAGTTTTGGTTTTGACaagattttaattttattggaTTTCAGAAAATGAAGAATTCTGGGTTGCATTTTTTCTGGAATGAATAAATTGTGTCTATGCTTGAAATAAGAAATTTATAATAGGAGATTGTTATGGTAGGATTATAAAACCTGGATGAACCGGTCGATCTTATATAGCATAATGTATATTTCAAGTTAAAATTTAGCTAGATATGGTTTATCTATAGCAATCAAATAGATATCTCTATCCTTAATAAAATAAGGTTCCTTAGCCTAATGTCTTCTAAAATTTTGTCAAGTGGTAACATTGCCCTTTCATTagcttaatttttgtttaaattttgttttaacgtcaaaataaaaaaaaaaaacaaaaacaatttaacGTTTTCCCAGCTGAATTTAACGCTAAAATTTTGCCAAGTgcatatgatattattatttgatgagtTTGCAACACCTTACAAGGACCGAGCtccatttatattttatgtataggGCGAACACTCAAAGATGTTCCCAGCTGAATTTAACGTTTTCCTCGGAAAAAGATTTGCTTGGAGAATCAACGTATCAAAATACAATATCGAGCACAAGTCTGATTTGTACACAGTTTACAAGTTCTCAGATAATGTTAGTGTTATTGAGGCTATACTCCATATGGCATCAAGTGATAAggtatttatcaaatatagtacCACGTAACACTTGAAattaactttcttttatttcaattatcttaacacacattatttaaactaatttaaaataGGATGGCTCATCTGATGTTGATCTCCAAGTGTTGAATGAACTGCCATCAAGTATTGGGCTTAACAGAGAGgtacaacttattacatgccaAACTTTTATTATTGAACCTTAAACTTAAACACGAAAActgttatacatatattaaattatttctaattttaaacataaataggATGTTGTGTTCGGGACCAGTGAAACAGCCGGTACTGCCTCAAGTTCAGGTTCTAAGAAAGTTGTTGAACATGAAGATGTAGATGATGTTCATAAAATGAAAGTTCCAAAGCTACAAAACTAATCCTCATAAACACACCTCCTACTTGAAGAACCCATTTGatgtttcatgttttctttaaatgttttacattttttagtaatatattgtttcgctacaattttattttgttgatttCATGGAACTTCGAGTCGCCCAAAAAACTATGTATAGAATCATTATAggtgatttaattaaatattatggTTAATTGGATAAACACACTtacaagtattttaatatataaaattttatatgtattttgctACTCATACCCGGGTAtcacccgggttgattagctagtaaatTCATATAATAAGGAAAGATAAACTGTATATAAAGTCACACATCTcttaatatgttttgattattttatccAACTCGTCGGTTAGCTATGTTTTTGATATAAGGATAAAGTAACgaaagtatttattttttgcTAATATATGACTAAAAGTACGTAATCACCCCTTTCATACTAAAGAAGAGATCCTAAGTGACATCACTTGTGTGTGTTGTCAAGCAAAGAAGCCTTCCACATTGGAAGTATGATGTCAAGTGGTGTGTATTTTATGGTGTATTTGGTGTGTGTGAGAGTGTATTTGGGTGGGGAATAAGGCAGGATTTGAATGAGCGggccttttgatttttgaaagtgaGGAGAAAGATAAATAGAGGGAGAATGGAGAGAAGACCAAATCATTAGATCTAAAATGTATTTTTCTCAAAACTTCCtttcatatcttttttttttcctttgaatcTCCAATCCAACTTTTGAAgatgattgtatatatatgtatatatatacatctgtATATccatatgtatacatacatcTATAAATCAAGCTTGTTTATTTTTGTCTTGGATGTAAGAAGACGAAAGAAAAAATCAAGGATATAGACATGTGAAATTGCGAAGCGGCTTCTAATGACCATAGAaggctgatgatgatgataaccTAATTAGATTTCGAATATTGGATTAGAATTCATGTGTAAGTTTTGATATTTGTTGTTTtatgaatatttatttatttcataatatatattgtagaatTGATGCATCTAAGGTGTTTGATAATATGTGTGaaagaatttttattttttttttatcaatttgatAGTATAGTTTGTGGTGTTAAAATGATCATAAGCTTTTATTAACCTTAGTTGTCAAACCACTTTTctaaaaatgtcatttatatacaaaaatcatTTGACATTTTAAAGTTGGGCATTGCCAATGGTGAAAGCAAGTAAAAGAagcagaaaagaaaaaaatcatttgatattttaaagttGCACTACTTTGCTTaaccattattttttgtttcttttgactGCAGGTGAATGAAAGAGACATGCCAAGACTTTCTTTGACAAAGGAATGGAAAGATTCATAATAGGGTGTTCCCATGAATATAAAAGAGTAAGTCTTGATGGACATAGAGGTATGACTAGATTgcttgaatgaaaattaagtagTTCCTCATAGTTTTGCATAGATGTGAAGGTGAAGGGTATGTGGGTTTGTTTAGTGTGTTCATTGATAGTTGTATAtggttttttcaattttatgctatacatatttattttaattttagattcAGCCTAATAAGTATTTAGCTAATTAGTTGAATGTATTCTCTATTATGGAGCATGTATGATACTATTCATCTTGAATGTAATAAACTGCTTGCTATTGAAGCTATTGGATGTAATATCTCAACTGTTAGTTCATCTTTAGCTTCTAATTTAAAAGCTTTTCATGTTTGAGTGTAGAGGGAAGCTTGGAATCTTGATTGTTGATTTGCCCATTTGTGAGTGATTTTTGTTCAAGATGACGAACTTGAGGTATTTGTTCAAGTGCTTAACCCTTTTAGTGGTGGCGCTGGATTTAATCCTTTCGGTTAAAAGAATGGGTTGGGTAACTcttcataaaatcatttttagtaAATTGGGTAAGAAACACCAGTTGTCAAACTACTTCTctaaaaatgtcatttatatTGACATATGGTGTATGGTAATTTGGGTAGTTTCTTCAATTCTACAAGGATTACAAAATTATAGTGTCATACTGTCATAGAACAAGCAACATGGAATTTGATTTTAATGGAGCTTTTCATCAAAAAAATGGTTGATTGGCTATGATGATGTGTTTACATTAATGAAAAGGTTGAGGTTTTGTGTTCCATGGCATGGCATTTGACGTGTGTATGACCTTGCAGTCATATATTCTTTGATGCAGCCATGTTGAATCCTTACTGTTACTTCAACATGTTTGAGCCTTTCGACTATTTTAAGCCAAATCGTGATATTTGATACGGAAATTGCGAATTTACTGAATTTGCAGTTTGCACCCAGCAGCTAGCTTGCAGGTATGAGCAAAAATAAAGATTAGGATACAAAATGAAGGGTTCAGTTATGTGTCTGCTATAGTGCTGGTAAAGCATGAAACTTTAACTAATTATGATCATTATATAATTGTGTATGTGGTGTTCATTCTCAAGAAACCATAATTGTTTGACATGACAACTACAGAGATATACTTAACTTGATGGGTCAAAACGGGCGGGTTGGA
Coding sequences within:
- the LOC122593980 gene encoding putative pentatricopeptide repeat-containing protein At3g15200 translates to MQPRILHFLKSNKIKILSKPKLLIIQQSLSRFQIFHNQTRQTCSEPINEYDSSIINTKSLQVQTLLNQTNNPKNDIEKALTELKLSLNEELVLNVLRRNRSDWKLAYNFFKWVSNASGYSPRTGSYNEMLDILGRMKRFQEVTQLLDEMSKRSESLINERTYGIVVNRYAAAHMIEEATEFFYKRREFGLELDLIAFQTLLLSLCRYKHVEAAEFLYHSKKNEFRHNIKTMNIILNGWCVLGSLREAKRFWKDIVTSKHKPDRFTYGIFINSLSKAGKISTAVKLFEEMWEKGCTPDVAICNCIIDGLCFKKRIPEALEVFREMNERDCCPDVATYNSLIKHLCKIQRMEKVGDLLDEMARKGGACLPNARTYGYLLNCAKKPEEVVKILEIMERNGCKMMADTYNLMLRLFMGWDDKERVKSTWVEMEKNGLGPDQRSYTIMVHGLYDKGQLEEALMYYKEMISKGMVSEPRTKILVDAINIKMENKDYKVTKTSSFK